The following is a genomic window from Clostridium sp..
AAATCATGATATTGGATGGAAATTTGTTGATCCTGAAGAAGCCTATCAGGGGATGATGTATGGAAAATATTATGCTGAAATTGAGATACCCGAAGATTTTTCTTCTGACCTTTCAAGTATAATTACAAATACTCCAAGAAGGGCTCGGATACTTTATAAGACGAATACGAAGAACAGTCCCATGGGGACCAAAATCACTGAAAGTGCAGTTAACTCTCTTGTGAGTTCCATAAAATCAAATTTTATATATTCAGTGAACAAGGCTGTATTTTCTTCTCTGAATATTATAGGGGGAAAAGCAGATAAAGGTAAATTCCAGATAATAGACATGAAAGATTCATTAATAGCTCTAGGTAACAATATGGACCTTGTTACAGCGGTACTTGGAAGCATAAATGACAGCTCCAGCAGTATTGCACTGATTCTTACTCAGTTAAAGCCGGTTATTTATGCATCTGAAAATGTGAACATAACAAATCCGTTAACTGATGATAATGAAGAACTCATAAAATCAATAAAACTTTCTCTGAACAGTTCATTTGATAATATCCAGGTTAATTTGAACAATGCCAAAGCAAATATATATGGACTTCAGACACTTGCGGACAATCTGGATTCACTGACTCAAGGAGCAGACTCTTCGAATATAAAATCCGTGGCAGACAAAATGAATTACCAGATAGATATGCTGAACAATGAAATAGACAATGTAATAGACTTTTCACAGGCAGTAAACGGATTTGCACACAGCAGCAAAATATCAAATTTTTTAAATTCCTTAAGTGATATAAAAGATTGGTTGAGTAGTGAGAAGAACAATATAAACAATCTTCAGAAGAATTTAAACAATACAGATCAGATAAGCAGTGACCTGAAGAATTCCATAGTTAACAATACATGGAAAGCAAGGTTGAAGCTCATTAATGCAATTGACGAGTACAATAATGAAGTAAGGAGAGAGTTAAATTCCATAGCTGATAATTTAATTGTGTCTTCGAACAATTCTGCTGACATTTTGGAGACTGCAAGGAATATGAACAGTCAGGGTATAAAGTCCATAGATACTTTGATAAATGGAAGCAGACTTGTAGCTGATTCCTCTGGAAAACTTGAAAATAAGCTCCTTCAATTTAAGAATCCTATTATAAATCTCAGCAACGAACTAAAGCTTATAAATAATAATGATATAGTGAAAATAATAACAGTACTTCAAAACAATCCTGAACTCATGGGAAATTTCATGGCTAATCCGTTTAATATAAAGGAAGAAAATATTTATACAATTCCCAACTTCGGATCAGCTTTTGCACCTACTTATATGACAATTTCCATATGGGTAGGTTGTACCATGCTTGCAGCAATGCTTAAAACAACTGCAGCCAAATTTATAGGATCTGAAAGATTATCTCTGAGAGAGGAGTATCTTGGTAAGATGCTGATTTTTATTGCAATTTCCATAATACAATCTCTTATAATTGTATTTACCAGCAGGTTTATACTTCACGTTTATACTAAAAGTTTTTTCCTCATGATAATGTTTGGATTATTTTCATCTCTGGCATTTTCAACAATAGTATACGGCATGGTATCCATATTTGGGAATCTTGGAAAGGCACTGGCAGTTTTATTGGTTGTAATACAGATGGCAGGAAGTGGAGCTACTTATCCCATACAGCTCAATCCATTGATTTTAAGAATATTTCAACCTATGTTTCCATTCACCTATAGTCTAAGCGGATTTAGAGAATCAATTGGTGGTCCACTAATAAGTACTGTAGTTATGGATTTTTCAATGCTTATTCTTATGTCTGTAATTGCCGTATTAGTAGGATTATTTTTGAAAAGGCCTCTCAATGGGATAATGAGCAGACTTCACAGCAAATTCACAGAGTCAGGTATTGGAGTATAAGTATTGAAATGGGAGTGACACCAAATGAAGGTTGTATTTAAAATATTAAAAAGGGATTTTAGAAGTATAACAGGAAATCTTGCTGTACTCATAACTATTATAATATTCTGCTTTCTTCCATCTTCTTATGCAATTGTTAATATAAAAGCATCCTGGGATCCATACTCAAAAACTAATACGAGCAGGCTTCCCATTGCAGTGGTCAATAAGGATGAAGGCGGCAGTATTAACGGAAAAACTATAAATGTGGGAAATCAGATTATAAATGAATTAAAAAAGGACAGAAGTATCAACTGGGTTACCATAGACGAGTGGCAGGGAAACTATGGACTTAATACTGGAAAGTACTATTCATTGATAGAAATTCCAGAGGATTTTTCAAACAGGCTTCTTACGCTTGTTACTCCGGAGCCTCAAAAACCAAATATAGTATATAGATCTAATGAGAAACTGAATGCAGCGGCTACAGAAATTACAAGCCAGGCGAAAGATGTACTGGCAGACCGGATCAAATCAAATTTTGTAAAAATAAGCAGTAGAGAAGTTCTAAAACAGATGAATTACGCAGGTAAAAGATTAAACGATTATAAACCTGAAATTTTACAGATTAAGGATTCTCTGGAGAATTCCATTAAAGTCATAGATGAAACAAAAAAATATTTATCGGGAATAAATGAAAATTCAAGGGAAATGCAGGATTACCTGAATAAGCTTAAAAATGATACTCCAAAGCTTTTCAAGCAGATGGATAGCCTTCAGAATATTGTAAGTCATGGCAAATCACTTGCCCAGTCCACAAGACAGACTGTAAGTTCAGCACAGAGCGATCTGTCAAGCGGGATAAATGAGATCCAGTCCCGGAATACTCAGCTTCAAGCCATTTTGTCAGGACTTGAAAATATGAATAGTGAATTTGTAAATCCAACTGTTGTAAACAATGCTATAGATCAGATGGATAATCTAAGCGATTCAATGATAGAAAAAATCGACAGTAATATCAAAATACTCAATACTATAGATAATGTACTGCCAAACAATGGTGCGGTGAAACTCATAGATGCTCTGAGCAATATGAAGAATACCATGCAGATGGAAAAAGGTTACCTTTTACAATTGAAGCAGCTCATCAACATTAATGGCTCAAAGGAAAATATAGATTCAATTATAGCTCAGCTCTCTAAAATAGGAAATCAACTGTCATCAGATACAGCGAATATATATGATGTTTATTCAAGTACCGGACAGATGCTGGACAATATGAGTGATAATGTTGATAGAAGCCTGGAGAGTTATGATAAGATTCTTCAATCTACAAAAGAAATTATCCCACAGCTTAATTTGCTGGCAAATACAGGCATTTCAATCAGTGAAATATCAATCTCGCATATAAATCAGATAAACAAAAGACTTGGTGATATTCAAAACAAGCTGGATCAGTTAAGCAGCAGCATGAATATGATAAATGAAAAAAATCTTGATTACATAATACATATAATGTGGGAAAATCCTGAAATTTCAAACCTATTGTCATCGCCGGTAGAGTTGAAAAACGTTCAGCTTTATAATCTTGGATTATTTGGATATGGAGTAACTCCTTTTTATACTACGCTGTCCATATGGGTTGGCATACTTCTTCTCTCAACCATACTTACATGTAGATGCAGAGAATTTGAAGATGGAACAAAAGTCAATATGATTCAGGAATATTCAGGAAAATTATTTCTCTTTATGGGCCTTTCTTTAATACAGACATCTGTAACTATTCTCGGAGAATTTTTGATATTGGGAATAAGGCCAATGAATATACCTGCCATGATAGAAGTTGCATTTATGACCAGTATAACATTTTCCGTAATAATCTTCACATGTATATTCATATTAGGAAATGTAGGAAAAGCCCTGGTTACAGTTCTCATGATATTCCAAATTTTTGGAACAGGTGGTATATATCCTCTTGAAATTATTTCAACAAGACTTGCCAACATGGCACCATTTTTGCCATTTACATACTCCATAAATGGGTTCAGGGAAGCAATTGGAGGCCCAAATTGGGATCACCTTCTTAAAATATTTGGAATGTTTGGCTGTTTTATGGGGGCATTTTTTATAATCACTCCTCTTAAAAAGGTATTTCAAAAGCAGATACAGCAGATGGAAAATGAATTTAAAAAGTCACAACTTTAAATGTTGCCTTATAGGGCATTTTTTACGTAATCTTATTGACATCAGTACTACTACGTGTTACTATATAGCAGTAATAAGTAATACTTCATACAAGTCATACAAAATAGCAAGAGGTGATTATGCTGGAAAACCTAACGGAAATGCTCAAAGGCGTGCTTGAGGGCTGTGTTCTTGAAATAATCAGCCGCAAAGAAACCTATGGCTACGAAATCACACGGCGGCTGAATGCCCTCGGCTTCACAGATGTTGTGGATGGAACGGTGTACACCATTCTGATCCGGCTTGAAAGAAGCAAGCTGGTAGAGGTCACCAAAAAACCCTCCGACAAGGGACCGCCGCGAAAATTTTTCCTGCTCAATGACAGGGGGCGTGAAGAGCTGCAGAAGTTCTGGAAAAAATGGGAGTTCATATCATCAAAAATTAATGAGTTAAAGGAGGAGCAATTTTAATGTCTGAGTTTTTTGACAATTATTTGAATATCAAAAAAATTGTGAAGAACAAGCGGGAGTACAAACGACAGATGAAAAGAGTTGAAGCTCTGCCGGAAGATTATCAGTATGTATTTAAAAAAATCCAGAAATACATGTGGATGTTTGCAGCGGGTTCAGGATATGACATGATAAAGATCCATTATGACCTGATAGAACTATTTGAGGCCGGTGCGGCGGAAGGAAAGCATGTTTTGGAAATTACCGGTGAGGATGTGGCAGCGTTCTGCGACGAACTTCTGCGCAATGCCAGGACATATACGGAAGACTGGCACCAGGCGCTCAACCGTGACATACTGAAAAAGTTCGGAAGGGAGAAAAAACAATGAATTTTTGGGAAAAGATAACAGGCAGCGACATGACTAAAGAAATGAAAACTTTTGAATTGCGTGCCAAAAAGCTGCCGGATGATTACCAAGCGGCATGGGAAAAAATTAATGCTAATCTTTGGCCGCACTCAGATTTCACTGGCCGCAACCTGATGCCGATTCTTGACAGTGTACTCGGTTTTCTCGAAGAAGCAGCGGTGGACGGTGAGAGTGTTCAGGAGGTTTTGGGTGACGATATCAAAGGCTTCTGTTCAGCGCTGGCCGGTGAAGAAGGGGCAAAATCTTATCGCGACAAGTGGCGTCAGCAGCTCAACAATAATGTTGCCAGGAAATTAAGTAGATTAGATAAATAGGAGGATGAAATGAGAATACAGGATATCATCGAAGGCAAAAAAGAGTGGCGGGCGCACATGGCACGTGTCAAAGCGCTCCCGCAGGATTATCAGATTGTTTATAAAGAGATTCAAAAATATCTCTTTAAGGTCGGCGTTGTTGAGCTAACCGACGTGATGGGTTTGCTCTCGGGGATTATGGATCTTTTTGAAGAGGGCGCATCCTCGGGGAAAAACGTGCTCGAAGTGACGGGCCGTGACGTAGCGGCTTTTTGCGACGATCTGATTAAAGATTCAAAAACTTACGTTGACATCTATCAGGAATCTGTTGATCAGGAAGTTAGCAAGGCTATGAAAAAAGTTATGGATAAAACAAAGTGAAAGGGGATATGGGAATGGAAAAAGCAATTCAAGTGAAAGAACTTAAAAAGTCCTACAAGCAGCTTCAAGTTCTGAAAGGCGTGGATTTTGAAGTAGAGAAAGGCAGCATTTTCGCCCTGCTGGGATCAAACGGGGCAG
Proteins encoded in this region:
- a CDS encoding DUF1048 domain-containing protein produces the protein MSEFFDNYLNIKKIVKNKREYKRQMKRVEALPEDYQYVFKKIQKYMWMFAAGSGYDMIKIHYDLIELFEAGAAEGKHVLEITGEDVAAFCDELLRNARTYTEDWHQALNRDILKKFGREKKQ
- a CDS encoding YhgE/Pip domain-containing protein, which gives rise to MKVVFKILKRDFRSITGNLAVLITIIIFCFLPSSYAIVNIKASWDPYSKTNTSRLPIAVVNKDEGGSINGKTINVGNQIINELKKDRSINWVTIDEWQGNYGLNTGKYYSLIEIPEDFSNRLLTLVTPEPQKPNIVYRSNEKLNAAATEITSQAKDVLADRIKSNFVKISSREVLKQMNYAGKRLNDYKPEILQIKDSLENSIKVIDETKKYLSGINENSREMQDYLNKLKNDTPKLFKQMDSLQNIVSHGKSLAQSTRQTVSSAQSDLSSGINEIQSRNTQLQAILSGLENMNSEFVNPTVVNNAIDQMDNLSDSMIEKIDSNIKILNTIDNVLPNNGAVKLIDALSNMKNTMQMEKGYLLQLKQLININGSKENIDSIIAQLSKIGNQLSSDTANIYDVYSSTGQMLDNMSDNVDRSLESYDKILQSTKEIIPQLNLLANTGISISEISISHINQINKRLGDIQNKLDQLSSSMNMINEKNLDYIIHIMWENPEISNLLSSPVELKNVQLYNLGLFGYGVTPFYTTLSIWVGILLLSTILTCRCREFEDGTKVNMIQEYSGKLFLFMGLSLIQTSVTILGEFLILGIRPMNIPAMIEVAFMTSITFSVIIFTCIFILGNVGKALVTVLMIFQIFGTGGIYPLEIISTRLANMAPFLPFTYSINGFREAIGGPNWDHLLKIFGMFGCFMGAFFIITPLKKVFQKQIQQMENEFKKSQL
- a CDS encoding DUF1048 domain-containing protein; its protein translation is MRIQDIIEGKKEWRAHMARVKALPQDYQIVYKEIQKYLFKVGVVELTDVMGLLSGIMDLFEEGASSGKNVLEVTGRDVAAFCDDLIKDSKTYVDIYQESVDQEVSKAMKKVMDKTK
- a CDS encoding PadR family transcriptional regulator produces the protein MLENLTEMLKGVLEGCVLEIISRKETYGYEITRRLNALGFTDVVDGTVYTILIRLERSKLVEVTKKPSDKGPPRKFFLLNDRGREELQKFWKKWEFISSKINELKEEQF
- a CDS encoding DUF1048 domain-containing protein; amino-acid sequence: MNFWEKITGSDMTKEMKTFELRAKKLPDDYQAAWEKINANLWPHSDFTGRNLMPILDSVLGFLEEAAVDGESVQEVLGDDIKGFCSALAGEEGAKSYRDKWRQQLNNNVARKLSRLDK
- a CDS encoding YhgE/Pip domain-containing protein, encoding MIRNITSIFRRDVMTIIKNKAALVILVGVCIMPCLYTLVNVKAIWNPYSSAKLSNISIAVVNRDHGTIFQNRYINIGNEVVSNLKRNHDIGWKFVDPEEAYQGMMYGKYYAEIEIPEDFSSDLSSIITNTPRRARILYKTNTKNSPMGTKITESAVNSLVSSIKSNFIYSVNKAVFSSLNIIGGKADKGKFQIIDMKDSLIALGNNMDLVTAVLGSINDSSSSIALILTQLKPVIYASENVNITNPLTDDNEELIKSIKLSLNSSFDNIQVNLNNAKANIYGLQTLADNLDSLTQGADSSNIKSVADKMNYQIDMLNNEIDNVIDFSQAVNGFAHSSKISNFLNSLSDIKDWLSSEKNNINNLQKNLNNTDQISSDLKNSIVNNTWKARLKLINAIDEYNNEVRRELNSIADNLIVSSNNSADILETARNMNSQGIKSIDTLINGSRLVADSSGKLENKLLQFKNPIINLSNELKLINNNDIVKIITVLQNNPELMGNFMANPFNIKEENIYTIPNFGSAFAPTYMTISIWVGCTMLAAMLKTTAAKFIGSERLSLREEYLGKMLIFIAISIIQSLIIVFTSRFILHVYTKSFFLMIMFGLFSSLAFSTIVYGMVSIFGNLGKALAVLLVVIQMAGSGATYPIQLNPLILRIFQPMFPFTYSLSGFRESIGGPLISTVVMDFSMLILMSVIAVLVGLFLKRPLNGIMSRLHSKFTESGIGV